In Anopheles gambiae chromosome 2, idAnoGambNW_F1_1, whole genome shotgun sequence, a single window of DNA contains:
- the LOC1278773 gene encoding rho GTPase-activating protein 100F isoform X1, with protein MQWRKFARLKTTATGHSRTRRMLCCGRRKENGRSVPDLTASPGRAPPGPMPSHQAQALQQQQQQQHQQQGLQGHHQQQQQQQRQGSKEPVLLQGDFRKVSGISSEIFRQIEAVENDHDPSTAAALEVVERRGEMIVRILEPRCMGSRQAIEAGQKFLNKSDARHTVQLVEIVKRPGQTLGLYIREGNGADRSDGVFISRIALESAVYNSGCLRVGDEILAVNLVDVTRMSLDDVVIIMSIPRRLVLAIRQRRGNRGSNSPGPPQMSRPEQKPPPVVVIKRDLRDEDLDDSDRAPRSSRSSRERRTGDGREMTESRSRLGLGLNNYSPQSEQLDLYYGAGRGPGGGPGPAETPNWGYKPPAPPSSVITEQPKGMHGGFQTSHSYYQNAGTLESLAEKVHAFYPSATTSRRMSAGPAGVAMSQSHQRFPRSGSDQHLPRVEYADYASLGRHPLLARSSLKSDLVGAAPIAGGTLGRYGRYDAPPPQPRAPKYGPSPLGATGSLQRRSRPALDYSSDTEATIGPRPSYYYYNHPAMAASGTMGGRGSTQALGGGPEFAKFNSLPRERPGATRLGLRGRITDRLQDEADGNVSAPEYSLPIRRDIRDLRNRITASPSIFTSDEYRAWLRRAPSSSAICEQMRASRDLLNQQRAHRFSCSAENIHDVLKNTEHIYSSRTGLGMGGAGAGGGVVGGTLDRHSMAAGGPRMSSLPVRSLSSQHIGGPSSIRSPSVRRMRQLLELTQGAGVGGVPGSVVAALTGHQSPAPTPSTTLPRAHRQIDINPAEYTKYKLDKPVVDAVGMSGMLWIHLLAGRGLRAMSETSQIQQPLIRDLYCVLECDRIHKARTVVRSGDLQFDWDESFELDLVCNKQLDVLVYSWDPQHRHKLCYRGALSLTTLLRQSPIHQLALKVEPRGTIYLRLRHTDPFQLFRRRGLPSLRGNVPALFGADLETVVTRESKGAPGCAPVPIILRRCVEEVERRGLDIIGLYRLCGSATKKRLLREAFERNSRAVELTPEHVPDINVITGVLKDYLRELPEPLFTKCLFQMTVDALGSVCLPDDPEGNAKLMLSILDCLPRANRATLVFLLDHLSLVVSAAERNKMSAQALATALGPPLMLHSASVGANEEIDHAQPIAVLKYLLQIWPQPGTGTGAPTSGRRGEPVEPRGNKASALQAGKSAALQQQQQQQLGSTISHRSSSSSNIQQQLRSTSSTNLAATSSSISSSISSTSSSIISRSPHALASSSSSSNIQSSVPPSIQPRTAANNPSTTSSTLGQHLLSATPSTLQYQSVVAQLAQSHRALQQAGQQPHPSEVSAGLAERVQSPHHATPSPSSSSTSSASGSGSGTDTIKRGASPASVKFKESTSNYSLKSDTQSRILGGARQHSQQPSYTTAGGASISSSNGGNGGSAAGATSYDLLHARTGGLFASSAGTDYLSSTSSIASSIASSAAGAGAATSAAGLYGKVGGGAAATSAPLTSTLNITTFSLDEKNNLVVSPSPSSASESSYRSSSPASSIQRDKSPNKSSGSPSPLRRQDPLDRADSLPATGATSGSGTSAASTVAATTASSGAGSFMSSLRSQTLGSYQFPSTSLKLTSQLSSGSSGQDASDDGSTSSLLRKLTSSLSRTIVSNTGTLPLSLGREKLAELSSTAGGGTGATAGSGSAGAYSSSSGIGSISSSISSSIGSSNASGSGLRTMSTSLGYSGIGGGASALDGGAGGGGAGGSSSGSSSVTTAAAVTSMNIYGTLPKNSSIYSSYGVGSGTSVSGSSGSGLSGLLSGTTSSYGISERLRALTSGGSVGDGAADRSTGGVESAGGTGSSAGDLESSGYDYESSGFSSASYSGMATSGASIGSGGGLSSSYFSTGSNSSPFATMSGGGGGGGRAGDSGTGTTGTDTNPYRVQYSSTNPFLPSFNPTSDGSNGRADSKTSNGDEPFDMK; from the exons GAAAATGGAAGATCTGTGCCTGACCTCACTGCAAGCCCCGGGCGGGCACCGCCGGGTCCGATGCCTTCCCACCAGGCGCAGgctctccagcagcagcagcagcagcaacaccagcaacagGGCCTGCAGggacaccatcagcagcagcagcaacagcagcggcaggGCTCGAAGGAGCCCGTCCTGCTACAGGGTGACTTCCGGAAGGTGTCCGGCATCAGCTCGGAGATCTTCCGGCAGATTGAGGCGGTGGAGAATGACCACGATCCGAGCACGGCGGCCGCTTTGGAG GTGGTGGAGCGGAGGGGCGAAATGATAGTGCGCATCCTGGAGCCCAGATGTATGGGCAGCCGACAGGCCATCGAAGCGGGCCAGAAGTTCCTCAACAAGAGTGACGCCAGACACACGGTTCAG CTGGTGGAGATCGTCAAACGGCCGGGCCAAACTCTGGGTCTGTACATCCGCGAGGGCAACGGAGCCGACCGGTCGGATGGCGTGTTTATATCTAGGATAGCTTTAGAGTCGGCCGTTTACAACAGCGGCTGCCTGAGG GTTGGCGACGAGATATTGGCCGTGAACTTGGTGGACGTAACGCGGATGTCGCTAGACGACGTGGTCATCATCATGTCGATACCGCGCCGGCTCGTACTCGCCATCCGTCAGCGGCGCGGCAACCGGGGCTCCAACTCGCCCGGTCCGCCGCAGATGTCCCGGCCGGAGCAGAAACCGCCGCCAGTGGTCGTGATCAAGCGCGACCTGCGCGACGAGGACCTGGACGACTCGGATCGGGCGCCGCGCTCCTCCCGCTCCTCGCGCGAGCGTCGCACCGGCGATGGGCGCGAAATGACCGAGTCGCGCTCCCGCCTGGGACTGGGCCTAAACAATTACAGTCCGCAGAGCGAGCAGCTCGATCTGTACTACGGGGCGGGCCGTGGGCCGGGCGGAGGCCCCGGCCCGGCCGAGACGCCCAACTGGGGATACAAGCCGCCGGCCCCGCCCTCGTCGGTCATCACGGAGCAGCCGAAGGGGATGCACGGCGGCTTCCAGACGTCCCACTCCTACTACCAGAATGCGGGCACGCTCGAGAGCCTCGCGGAGAAGGTGCACGCGTTCTACCCGTCGGCCACCACCAGCCGGCGCATGTCGGCCGGCCCGGCCGGCGTCGCCATGAGCCAGTCGCACCAGCGGTTCCCGCGCAGCGGCTCCGACCAGCACCTGCCGCGCGTCGAGTACGCCGACTACGCTTCCCTGGGGCGGCATCCGCTGCTGGCCCGCTCCAGCCTCAAGTCGGATCTAGTCGGGGCGGCCCCGATTGCGGGCGGCACGCTCGGGCGGTACGGGCGGTACGAtgcgccgccgccgcagcccCGCGCGCCCAAGTACGGCCCGTCGCCGCTCGGCGCGACCGGTTCGCTGCAGCGCCGCTCCCGCCCCGCCCTGGACTACTCGAGCGACACGGAGGCGACGATCGGGCCGCGGCccagctactactactacaaccatCCGGCGATGGCGGCCAGCGGCACGATGGGAGGGCGCGGCAGCACGCAAGCCCTCGGTGGAGGGCCCGAGTTCGCCAAGTTCAACTCGCTGCCGCGCGAACGGCCCGGCGCGACCCGGCTCGGCCTTCGCGGCCGCATTACCGATCGGCTGCAGGACGAGGCGGACGGGAACGTGTCCGCGCCGGAGTACTCGCTGCCGATCCGGCGCGACATTCGCGATCTGCGCAACCGCATCACGGCCAGCCCGTCCATCTTCACCTCGGACGAGTACCGGGCGTGGCTGCGACGGGCGCCGAGCAGCTCGGCCATCTGCGAGCAGATGCGGGCGTCGCGCGACCTGCTCAACCAGCAGCGCGCCCACCGCTTCTCGTGCAGCGCGGAGAACATCCACGACGTGCTGAAGAACACCGAGCACATCTACAGCAGCCGGACCGGGCTCGGCATGGGCGGTGCGGGCGCAGGGGGTGGAGTGGTCGGAGGCACGCTGGATCGCCACTCGATGGCGGCCGGCGGTCCGCGCATGTCCTCGCTGCCAGTGCGCTCGCTGTCCTCGCAGCATATCGGCGGCCCGTCGTCGATTCGATCGCCGAGCGTGCGGCGCATGCGACAGCTGCTCGAGCTGACGCAGGGTGCGGGCGTGGGTGGCGTTCCGGGCTCGGTCGTGGCAGCGCTGACCGGCCACCAGAGCCCGGCACCGACGCCCAGCACGACGCTGCCCCGGGCGCACCGCCAGATCGACATCAATCCGGCCGAGTACACCAAGTACAAGCTGGACAAGCCGGTGGTGGATGCGGTAGGCATGTCGGGCATGCTGTGGATCCACCTGCTGGCCGGGCGGGGCCTGCGGGCGATGTCGGAAACGTCCCAGATCCAGCAGCCGCTGATCCGCGACCTGTACTGCGTGCTGGAGTGCGACCGCATCCACAAGGCGCGCACGGTCGTCCGGTCCGGCGATCTGCAGTTCGACTGGGACGAGTCGTTCGAGCTGGACCTGGTGTGCAACAAGCAGCTGGACGTGCTCGTCTACTCCTGGGACCCGCAGCACCGGCACAAGCTGTGCTACCGTGGCGCCCTTTCGCTCACGACCCTGCTACGACAATCACCGATCCATCAGCTAGCGCTAAAG GTTGAACCGAGAGGCACCATCTATCTGCGACTGCGGCACACGGATCCATTCCAGCTGTTCCGGCGCCGCGGGCTGCCAAGCCTACGGGGCAACGTGCCCGCGCTGTTCGGTGCCGATCTCGAGACGGTGGTGACGCGCGAATCGAAGGGAGCGCCGGGCTGTGCGCCGGTCCCGATCATACTGCGCCGCTGCGTCGAGGAGGTCGAACGGCGCGGCCTGGACATTATCGGGCTGTATCGTCTCTGCGGTTCCGCCACCAAGAAGCGACTGCTAAG GGAGGCGTTCGAGCGGAACAGCCGCGCCGTGGAGCTGACACCGGAGCACGTGCCCGACATCAACGTCATCACGGGCgtgctgaaggattatctcAGGGAGCTGCCGGAGCCACTGTTCACCAAGTGTCTCTTCCAGATGACGGTTGACGCCCTAGGTA GTGTCTGCCTGCCGGACGATCCCGAGGGTAATGCCAAACTCATGCTCAGTATTCTGGACTGTCTGCCACGAGCGAACAGG GCCACCCTCGTGTTCCTGCTCGACCACCTGTCGCTGGTCGTGTCCGCCGCCGAGCGCAACAAAATGTCGGCCCAGGCGCTGGCGACCGCCCTGGGACCACCGCTGATGCTGCATTCGGCGAGCGTCGGCGCCAACGAGGAGATCGATCACGCACAACCGATCGCGGTGCTGAAGTACCTGCTGCAGATCTGGCCCCAGCCGGGCACGGGCACGGGCGCTCCCACTTCAG GTCGGCGCGGCGAGCCAGTCGAGCCGCGTGGAAACAAAGCCAGTGCGTTGCAAGCGGGCAAGTCGGcggcgctgcagcagcagcagcagcagcagctgggcagcaccatcagccaccgcagcagcagcagctccaacatccagcagcagctgcgcagcaccagcagcaccaacttGGCGGCCACCAGCAGCTCCATCAGctccagcatcagcagcaccagcagcagcatcatcagccgCAGCCCGCACGCcctggccagcagcagcagcagcagcaacatccaGTCGTCGGTACCACCGTCTATACAGCCCCGTACAGCAGCCAACAATCCATCAACCACATCCTCAACGCTCGGTCAGCATCTGCTCTCAGCCACTCCCAGCACTCTTCAGTATCAATCAGTAGTGGCTCAGTTAGCTCAATCGCATCGAGCCTTGCAACAAGCGGGCCAACAG CCCCATCCATCGGAGGTCTCAGCGGGCTTGGCGGAGCGCGTCCAATCGCCACATCACGCCACACCCTCCCCAAGCTCTAGTTCCACTTCGTCCGCGTCCGGTTCTGGGTCGG GTACTGATACAATTAAACGTGGAGCATCGCCCGCCTCGGTGAAGTTTAAGGAGTCTACCAGCAACTATTCGCTCAAGTCGGACACGCAGAGCCGCATTCTGGGCGGCGCGAGACAGCACTCGCAACAACCATCCTACACGACCGCGGGCGGcgccagcatcagcagcagcaacgggggCAATGGTGGGTCCGCTGCCGGGGCCACCTCGTACGACCTGCTGCACGCCCGCACGGGCGGCCTGTTCGCATCCAGTGCCGGTACCGACTACCTGTCATCGACGTCCTCGATCGCGTCCTCGATCGCTTCGTCGGcggccggtgccggtgccgcCACCTCGGCCGCCGGACTGTACGGTAAGGTGGGCGGTGGTGCGGCCGCCACTTCCGCGCCGCTGACCAGCACGCTCAACATCACCACGTTCAGCTTGGACGAGAAGAATAACCTGGTCGTGTCGCCGTCCCCGTCGTCCGCCTCGGAATCTTCGTACCGGTCGTCCAGCCCGGCCTCCAGCATCCAGCGCGACAAGTCGCCGAACAAGTCGTCCGGCTCGCCGTCACCGTTGCGTCGCCAGGATCCGCTCGATCGGGCCGACAGTTTGCCTGCGACCGGGGCGACCTCGGGCTCGGGCACGAGCGCTGCATCGACGGTCGCCGCCACGACGGCATCGTCCGGCGCCGGCTCGTTCATGTCGTCGCTGCGCAGTCAAACGCTGGGCAGCTACCAGTTCCCCTCGACGAGCCTCAAGCTAACCAGCCAGCTGAGCAGCGGATCGTCGGGCCAGGATGCATCGGACGATGGCAGCACATCGTCACTGCTGCGCAAGCTCACCTCCTCGCTGTCGCGCACGATCGTAAGCAATACGGGCACGTTGCCGCTGTCGCTCGGCCGCGAGAAGCTGGCGGAACTGTCCTCGACGGCTGGCGGTGGGACGGGAGCGACCGCGGGCAGTGGCTCGGCAGGAGCGTACTCGAGCAGTAGCGGCAttggcagcatcagcagcagcattagcagcagcatcggcagcagcaacgcTAGCGGCAGCGGTCTGCGCACGATGAGCACTTCGCTGGGCTACTCGGGCATTGGCGGCGGCGCGTCGGCACTGGACGGTGGTGCCGGTGGGGGTGGAGCagggggttcgtcgtctggcTCCAGTTCGGTCACGACGGCGGCAGCCGTCACGAGCATGAACATCTACGGCACACTGCCGAAGAACTCTTCCATCTACTCGTCGTACGGGGTCGGTTCGGGCACGTCCGTGAGTGGCTCGTCGGGCAGCGGGCTGTCGGGGCTGCTGTCCGGTACGACCAGCTCGTACGGCATCAGCGAGCGGCTGAGGGCGCTCACGTCGGGTGGCAGCGTTGGGGATGGAGCGGCCGACCGGTCCACCGGGGGCGTTGAAAGCGCTGGCGGTACCGGCTCATCCGCGGGCGATCTCGAAAGCAGCGGGTACGATTACGAATCGTCCGGCTTTTCGTCGGCTTCGTACAGCGGCATGGCCACGAGCGGCGCCTCGATCGGGTCGGGCGGGGGGCTCTCCTCGTCCTACTTTAGCACCGGAAGCAACAGTAGCCCCTTCGCTACCAtgtccggtggtggtggtggtggtgggagagCAGGTGATAGTGGCACGGGAACAACGGGCACGGACACCAACCCGTACCGGGTGCAATACTCGTCCACCAATCCCTTCCTGCCAAGCTTTAATCCCACGAGTGACGGTAGTAACGGTCGAGCAGACTCGAAAACATCGAACGGCGATGAACCGTTCGACATGAAGTAG